A segment of the Fusobacterium ulcerans genome:
GCAACCTGATCATCACATGATACAGAGAAGTCTGCATTGTCTCTTAATATTTTCCAGCTGATAGTATTTGGTTCTCCACAAGCAAGTCCAGCCATTATAGTAGTAAGATCTCCAGTTACATTATGTGGATTTCCATCATTAGCTTCCATAGATTTATATATACAGTTAGCTCCATGAGGTTCACAGATAACTGTTATTGGTCTGTCATCTCCATAAAGGTGAGCTAAATATCCTTGTACTGCCCCTGCGAATGATCCTACCCCAGCTTGAAGAAATACATGAGTAGGTTTTTCTTCTTTAGCTGCTTCCAGCTGCTCTACTACTTCATTTATTATTGTTGAATATCCCTGCATGATCCATAGAGGAATTTCTTCATATCCGTCCCATGCAGTATCCTGTACCATTATCCATCCATGATCTTGTGCACCTTTATTAGCAAGTCTTACAGCATCATCATAGTTAAGATCAGTTATACTTACATCTGCTCCTTCTTTAGCTATTGCATCAAATCTCATTTGAGCAGAACCTTTAGGCATATATACAACAGATTTTTGTCTAAGTCTTGCAGCCATCCATGCTACACCTCTACCGTGGTTACCATCAGTAGCAGTAACAAAAGTAACATCTCCAAGCTGTTTTTTTACTTCATCAGAGATAAGCACATTGAAAGGAAGATCTTTCATGTCTCTATTAAGTTTTTGACTAAGATATTTCCCTATTGCATATGATCCCCCAAGTACTTTGAAAGCATTCAGTCCGAATCTTTTAGATTCATCCTTCATCCATACTTTTTTAACACCATAGTATGAAGCAAGAGTTTTCAGATCAACTAAAGGAGTTGCCTGATAATCAGGGAGACTTTTATGAAAGTCATAAACCTCTTTCATTTCCTCAGAGCTAAATCCTGAAAGTTCAGATTTTTTATATCCAGCATCTCTGCTTTTTTTATTGTGTACCCATTTTAATAGTTCCAATTTTTTATCCTCCTATCGTTTTATTTTCACAGTATATATAAGCAAAAACCATACCAATTTTTAAAAATATTTTTATGTTTTATTTTAGAACTTTTACGAGAGTTTTCATTCACTTTTAGAAGGAATCCCCCTTTCACCATTTCTCACTTTGAGAATTTTCTATCATTTTGATAATTTTTATCAAAGTCCTATATTTTCTAATTTTCTCTTTTTATTATTTTTTTTCTTTCTCATTTTGAGAAAAAATTGTATAATACATATATAAAATAAAAGGAAGTGGAGATATGGATTTATTAAATAAAATAAAAGATGATATATTAAAATATGCTGAAACTATTTCCCAAGTGATAAATATAGATGTAGAAATCATGAACAAAGAACTTATAAGGATAGCTGGTACTGGAAGACTGAAAGAAAAAGTAGGTCTTGATATGACTGGTGAATCTCATGTTTATGAGCATGTTTTAAAAACTGGTAATACAGAAATTATACTTTCTCCAAGGGAAGAGAAAATATGTCAAACCTGCCCTTCGAGAAATACCTGCACAGAAGTATTGGAAATTTCTACTCCTATTATGTTTAATTCTGAGCCTATTGGAGTTATCGGACTGATTTGTTTTGATGAAAAAAAGAAAGATGAGTTCATATCAAAGCAAGATTCATATATAAAATTTTTGCAGCAGATAGCTTTATTCATTGGTTCGAGAGTATATGAAGCCAATGAAAAAATAATGATAGAAAACAATAATAAGGTTCTTATGAATATAGTTGACAGAATCCCAGACTCTATAATCATAACTAATGATCATGATAAAATAGAGCTTATCAATGAAAAAGGAATATCTCTTTTTAAACTGACTGACTATGAGCATAAATTACTAGTCTCTCCTATTAAAAGCTTTCTTGATAAAAAAGAATTTTCATTATCCTATGCTGATATTTCTCATGATGTTGTAGGAGATATAATATATTTCCCTAAAAATATGGGAAGATTCAGAACTTTGTATATATTTCAGGAATCTCAAAAATTCAGAACATATCTCCATCAATTAAACTATAATTTTTCCAAGGAATTTATTTTTAATTCTCAGGAAATGGAAGCTGTATATTCAAAAATAAGAAAAGTTGCCAAAACTACATCAACTGTTCTCATTACAGGGGAAAGTGGAACTGGAAAGGAAGTTGCTGCAAAAGCTATTCATACAAGCAGCAATAGAGCTGACATGCCTTTTATTGCTGTCAACTGTGGAGCTATTCCTGACACTCTTATGGAAAGTGAATTTTTTGGCTATGTAAAAGGTGCTTTTACTGGAGCAAATCCAAAGGGAAAAATAGGGTTCTTTGAACAGGCTGATAAAGGAACTATATTTTTAGATGAAATTGGTGATATGCCTTTAACACTTCAAGTAAAACTTTTGAGAGTACTTCAGGAAAAAACTATCTCTCCTGTAGGTTCTGATAAGATAAAAGAAATAGACATAAGAATTGTTGCTGCTACCAATAAAAATTTAGAAACCCTTGTAGCTGAAGGAAAATTCAGAGAAGACCTCTATTATAGATTAAATGTCTTTCCAATAGATATCCCAGCTTTAAGAGAAAGACCAAAAGATATAGAAGATCTGACTAACTTCTTTATTGCTAAGTATTCTCAGCTTTTCAATATTCCTATAAGAAGACTTTCAAATGAAGTTATGTTTCTTTTTCTTTCTTACAGCTGGCCTGGAAA
Coding sequences within it:
- the dpaL gene encoding diaminopropionate ammonia-lyase is translated as MELLKWVHNKKSRDAGYKKSELSGFSSEEMKEVYDFHKSLPDYQATPLVDLKTLASYYGVKKVWMKDESKRFGLNAFKVLGGSYAIGKYLSQKLNRDMKDLPFNVLISDEVKKQLGDVTFVTATDGNHGRGVAWMAARLRQKSVVYMPKGSAQMRFDAIAKEGADVSITDLNYDDAVRLANKGAQDHGWIMVQDTAWDGYEEIPLWIMQGYSTIINEVVEQLEAAKEEKPTHVFLQAGVGSFAGAVQGYLAHLYGDDRPITVICEPHGANCIYKSMEANDGNPHNVTGDLTTIMAGLACGEPNTISWKILRDNADFSVSCDDQVAARGMRVLSSPLGTDTRVISGESGAVGLGLFTILSEKKEEYKELMKELKLDENSRILCISTEGDTDVEGFKNVVWNGAYPNK
- a CDS encoding sigma-54 interaction domain-containing protein is translated as MDLLNKIKDDILKYAETISQVINIDVEIMNKELIRIAGTGRLKEKVGLDMTGESHVYEHVLKTGNTEIILSPREEKICQTCPSRNTCTEVLEISTPIMFNSEPIGVIGLICFDEKKKDEFISKQDSYIKFLQQIALFIGSRVYEANEKIMIENNNKVLMNIVDRIPDSIIITNDHDKIELINEKGISLFKLTDYEHKLLVSPIKSFLDKKEFSLSYADISHDVVGDIIYFPKNMGRFRTLYIFQESQKFRTYLHQLNYNFSKEFIFNSQEMEAVYSKIRKVAKTTSTVLITGESGTGKEVAAKAIHTSSNRADMPFIAVNCGAIPDTLMESEFFGYVKGAFTGANPKGKIGFFEQADKGTIFLDEIGDMPLTLQVKLLRVLQEKTISPVGSDKIKEIDIRIVAATNKNLETLVAEGKFREDLYYRLNVFPIDIPALRERPKDIEDLTNFFIAKYSQLFNIPIRRLSNEVMFLFLSYSWPGNIRELKNITEYIINVIEERDLMITVKHLPPKLTNSLNIKEIKTLAEIEKEAIETFLLKYGRSSKDKVKVAETLDISLATLYRKLKLYNL